The following proteins come from a genomic window of Salvia hispanica cultivar TCC Black 2014 chromosome 4, UniMelb_Shisp_WGS_1.0, whole genome shotgun sequence:
- the LOC125217641 gene encoding probable protein phosphatase 2C 18, with product MGICYSSARGKRSTGWETGDEKTDSRLKKSSSGDFSTFISKLSGGGGAATAAVVAEERALHQIPGRLFSNGASRIASLYTQQGKKGTNQDAMIVWENFCTGEDSRATFCGVFDGHGPYGHMVARRVRDALPVLLRSQWESKGEDEQNHVQENVGFEGMKRFDDFMDEDGCESVEAEEVERVPEMHIPLKNSILKAFKLMDKELKLHPSIDCFCSGTTTVALIKQDLDLIIGNVGDSRAVLATRDRDDVLAAVQLTVDLKPNLPREAARIQKCKGRVFALQDEPEVARVWLPNSDSPGLNHGTHHRNQSQNPNAGFVHLNTYAMFDRVDNSSRDEFYEQK from the exons ATGGGTATTTGCTATTCGTCGGCCCGTGGAAAGCGGAGCACGGGGTGGGAAACCGGCGACGAGAAGACGGATTCCCGCCTGAAGAAGAGCAGCTCCGGCGATTTCTCCACCTTTATCAGTAAATtgagcggcggcggcggcgccgccaccgccgccgtgGTAGCGGAGGAGCGGGCGTTGCATCAAATCCCGGGGCGGCTCTTCTCGAATGGGGCAAGCCGCATCGCTAGCTTGTACACTCAGCAGGGAAAGAAAGGGACTAATCAAGACGCCATGATTGTTTGGGAG AATTTCTGCACGGGAGAGGATTCGAGGGCGACTTTCTGTGGAGTTTTTGATGGCCATGGCCCTTATGGTCACATGGTGGCTAGGAGAGTGCGGGATGCTCTTCCGGTTCTGCTGCGTTCTCAGTGGGAAAGTAAGGGTGAAGATGAGCAGAATCATGTGCAGGAGAATGTGGGGTTTGAAGGAATGAAGCGATTCGATGACTTCATGGATGAGGATGGATGCGAATCAGTGGAAGCAGAGGAGGTTGAGAGAGTGCCTGAGATGCATATTCCACTCAAGAATTCAATTCTAAAGGCTTTCAAGCTGATGGATAAGGAACTCAAGTTGCACCCTTCTATCGACTGCTTTTGTAGCGGTACAACTACCGTGGCCTTGATAAAACAG GATCTTGATCTTATAATTGGGAATGTTGGCGACTCCAGAGCAGTACTTGCAACCCGGGATAGGGACGATGTTTTGGCAGCTGTACAATTAACCGTCGACTTGAAACCTAATCTTCCAA GAGAAGCCGCAAGGATCCAGAAATGCAAAGGAAGAGTTTTTGCTTTGCAAGATGAACCGGAAGTAGCACGTGTGTGGCTACCCAATAGCGATTCACCTGGCTTG AACCATGGAACACACCACCGCAACCAAAGCCAGAACCCGAATGCCGGATTCGTGCATTTGAACACTTATGCCATGTTTGATAGGgtagataactcatctagAGATGAATtctatgaacaaaaatga
- the LOC125222169 gene encoding peroxisome biogenesis protein 5: protein MAMRDLVSGGAACAVPGSSSSSNPLGALANALIGSSSKTQERLQEIPTATATASDGNLHAGMGEPFNAALPGAELEYMPPNAQGSEFLRGFHSMDQNRFSDAWDDIQRPQIPHFQGRTGPTNLPLEHARLQQDFDGPPQKVLSNFLHSFLHSGHGSIPFRPASLPVLGLSEGDKQCIRDRSSIMARHLFADKSEEFIHTQVNALLSSLDIDNDIRARGPIPGRFPELEEYWTESQHMKPLSGGADGWASEFSQQLVPHDNPNMWAQSFERQHGANGWASEFEHEHLQLASVDQMRATGVPNLAAMEQTRMLAHTLAQNNDPKFQNSKFLQFVSKMSRGEITIEDNQFKPAGISAPGDWAAEYEQQHSGGRSWADQFSNEQLSHGPHGWANEFATERGQQGSTEDEWANEFSKLNVNDWSDEFERQVTDGVLGDSSGDNWANAYDDYLNEQTALKQKSDASRGVYVFSDLNPYVGRPNPLKEGQELFRKGLLSEAVLALEAEVLKNPDNAEGWRLLGIAHAENDDDQQAIAAMMRAHEVDPTNLEVLLALGVSHTNELEQAAALKYLYSWLRHHPRYSTIAPPDQPENLYYADVARLFNDAAKLSPEDADVHIVLGVLYNLSREYDKAIEAFQTSLKLKPRDYSLWNKLGATQANSVQSADAILAYQQALNLKPNYVRAWANMGISYANQGMYEDSIRYYVRALAMNPKADNAWQYLRISLSCASRNDMFEACDSRNLDILQKEFPMI from the exons ATGGCGATGCGGGACCTGGTGAGCGGTGGCGCCGCCTGCGCGGTGCCGGGGTCGTCTTCTTCATCTAACCCCCTCGGAGCTCTCGCCAACGCCCTTATTGGTTCATCCTCCAAAACCCAG GAAAGGCTTCAAGAGATACCGACTGCAACAGCTACTGCATCAGATGGCAATTTGCATGCAGGGATGGGAGAACCCTTTAATGCTGCGCTTCCGGGGGCTGAGCTTGAATATATGCCTCCTAATGCGCAG GGTTCAGAATTCCTTCGAGGCTTTCACTCAATGGATCAAAATAGGTTTTCAGATGCTTGGGATGACATTCAGAGGCCTCAGATTCCTCATTTTCAGGGAAGGACTGGACCAACCAACTTGCCTTTAGAGCATGCTCGGCTTCAACAAGATTTTgatg GGCCACCTCAAAAAGTTTTGTCCAATTTTTTGCACTCATTTCTTCACAGCGGACATGGTAGCATACCTTTCCGTCCGGCTTCACTTCCTGTTTTAGGACTGTCTGAAGGTGACAAGCAATGCATACGTGATCGTAGCAGTATTATGGCTCGTCATCTTTTTGCAGACAAGAGTGAAGAGTTTATTCATACACAG GTTAATGCACTGCTGTCATCTTTAGACATTGATAATGATATCCGAGCCAGAGGCCCAATACCTGGGAGATTTCCGGAGCTAGAGGAATATTGGACCGAGTCACAACATATGAAACCTTTGTCTGGTGGTGCAGATGGATGGGCCTCTGAATTTTCACAACAGCTAGTGCCTCATGACAATCCAAATATGTGGGCTCAGTCATTTGAAAGACAACATGGTGCAAATGGTTGGGCATCTGAATTTGAGCAT GAGCACTTGCAACTTGCTTCAGTTGATCAAATGAGAGCTACTGGTGTCCCTAACCTTGCTGCCATGGAGCAGACTCGCATGTTAGCTCATACGCTTGCTCAAAATAATGACCCAAAGTTTCAG AATTCGAAGTTCCTCCAGTTTGTATCAAAGATGAGCCGTGGTGAAATCACTATTGAGGACAATCAATTCAAGCCTGCTGGAATCTCTGCACCTGGAGATTGGGCTGCAGAATATGAACAGCAGCACAGTGGGGGCAGATCCTGGGCTGACCAGTTTTCTAATGAACAG CTTTCTCATGGACCGCATGGCTGGGCAAATGAGTTTGCTACTGAACGTGGGCAACAAGGATCAACAGAAGATGAGTGGGCGAATGAATTTTCCAAGCTAAATGTCAATGACTGGTCTGATGAATTTGAGCGCCAGGTTACTGATGGAGTGCTTGGCGATTCTTCTGGTGATAATTGGGCCAATGCTTATGACGA TTATCTTAATGAGCAAACAGCACTAAAGCAGAAATCGGATGCGTCAAGAGGGGTATACGTGTTCTCTGATTTAAATCCTTATGTTGGCCGACCTAATCCTTTGAAGGAAGGCCAGGAACTTTTCCGTAAGGGGCTTTTAAGTGAAGCTGTTCTTGCTTTGGAGGCTGAGGTTCTGAAGAACCCAGATAATGCTGAGGGTTGGAGATTACTTGGTATAGCTCATGCAGAGAATGATGATGATCAGCAG GCAATTGCAGCCATGATGCGCGCACATGAGGTTGATCCAACAAATTTGGAAGTTCTTCTTGCTCTTGGTGTGAGTCATACAAATG AGCTGGAGCAGGCAGCTGCACTAAAGTACCTGTATAGTTGGCTACGTCATCATCCTAGATATAGCACCATAGCCCCTCCAGATCAGCCCGAGAATTTGTATTATGCTGAT GTGGCTAGGTTATTTAATGATGCAGCTAAACTCTCTCCTGAAGATGCTGATGTACATATAGTACTTGGGGTGCTGTACAACTTATCTAGAGAATATGACAAAGCCATTGAAGCTTTTCAGACATCTTTGAAACTCAAACCACGAGATTATTCACTCTGGAATAAGCTTGGTGCAACACAAGCTAATAGTGTTCAGAGTGCTGATGCAATTCTAGCTTATCAACAG GCTCTAAATCTAAAGCCTAATTATGTCCGCGCATGGGCAAACATGGGAATCAGTTATGCCAACCAG GGTATGTATGAGGACTCTATCCGTTACTATGTTCGAGCACTGGCAATGAACCCAAAGGCAGATAATGCCTGGCAATATTTGAGAATATCACTGAG CTGTGCATCGCGGAATGACATGTTTGAAGCCTGCGACTCAAGGAATCTCGACATCCTGCAAAAAGAATTTCCCATGATATAA
- the LOC125220143 gene encoding scarecrow-like protein 18 yields MLGSFGSSSSSHEEEEHRRRRHHQIPPPPIHMRQLLISCAELISRSDLSAAHRLIAILLSNSSPYGDATERLVHQFTKALTLRLSRFSGGGAAGVGGGAADDAVVQSSFLSLNQITPFIRFSQLTANQAILEAIEGQAAIHILDFDIMHGVQWPPLMQAVAERFPPPTLRITGTGADLEILRRTGDRLAKFAHSLGLRFQFHPLIVQSTDESISATSSVAILPHEALAVNCVHFLHRLLGDRDRLHLFLHRIRSMSPRIVAVAEREADHNHPVFQQRFAEALDHYAAVFDSLEATLPPASRERLAVEQVWFGREISDIVAAEGDERRERHERFRSWEMVLRSAGFGNVALSPFALSQAKLLLRLHYPSEGYQLHILSNSFFLGWQNQPLFSVSSWR; encoded by the coding sequence ATGCTAGGCTCATTTGGATCATCATCATCCTCCCATGAAGAGGAGGagcaccgccgccgccgccaccaccaGATCCCCCCGCCGCCCATCCACATGCGCCAGCTCCTCATCAGCTGCGCCGAGCTCATCTCCCGCTCCGACCTCTCGGCCGCCCACCGCCTCATCGCCATCCTCCTATCAAACTCCTCCCCCTACGGCGACGCCACCGAGCGGCTCGTCCACCAGTTCACCAAAGCCCTAACCCTCCGCCTCAGCCGCTTCTCCGGCGGTGGCGCCGCCGGGGTCGGCGGCGGCGCCGCCGACGACGCGGTGGTCCAATCGTCGTTTCTTTCCCTCAACCAGATCACTCCGTTCATCAGATTCAGCCAATTGACGGCGAATCAGGCGATCCTCGAGGCGATCGAGGGGCAGGCGGCGATCCACATCCTCGACTTCGACATCATGCACGGGGTCCAGTGGCCGCCGCTGATGCAGGCGGTGGCGGAGCGGTTCCCGCCGCCGACGCTCCGGATCACCGGCACCGGCGCCGATCTCGAGATCCTGCGGCGCACCGGCGATCGCCTCGCGAAATTCGCGCACTCGCTAGGGCTCCGCTTCCAGTTCCACCCGCTGATCGTTCAATCCACTGACGAATCGATCTCGGCGACCTCCTCGGTGGCGATCCTCCCGCACGAGGCGCTCGCGGTCAACTGcgtccacttcctccaccGCCTCCTCGGCGACCGCGACCGCCTCCACCTCTTCCTCCACCGCATCAGGTCGATGTCCCCGCGGATCGTGGCGGTCGCCGAGAGAGAGGCCGACCACAACCACCCGGTGTTCCAGCAGCGGTTCGCGGAGGCGCTGGACCACTACGCCGCCGTGTTCGACTCGCTCGAGGCCACGCTGCCCCCCGCGAGCCGCGAGCGGCTCGCGGTGGAGCAGGTCTGGTTCGGCCGCGAGATCAGCGACATCGTGGCGGCGGAGGGCGACGAGCGGCGGGAGCGGCACGAGCGGTTCCGGTCGTGGGAGATGGTACTCAGAAGTGCGGGGTTCGGGAACGTGGCGCTGAGCCCCTTCGCGCTGTCGCAGGCGAAGCTGCTCCTCCGCCTCCACTACCCCTCGGAGGGATACCAGCTGCACATCCTCAGCAATTCCTTCTTCTTGGGATGGCAGAATCAGCCCCTCTTTTCGGTCTCGTCTTGGCGCTAA